The Megachile rotundata isolate GNS110a chromosome 4, iyMegRotu1, whole genome shotgun sequence region ATTAGCAGCATAAGCATTGATCTGAAACCTCGATCTAATTTCATATGTCATATATATCCCTTCTCAAACTTTTAACTCGTCcatttcaacctaacctaatctaaccaattttataataaaattgttagcaTCAACATTGTCCTGAAACCTCACTCTAATTTGTTACGCCACAAATATCCTTTCCCAGACTTTTAACTCGTccattttaacctaacctaacctcctcgttttatattaaaattgtcagCATCAACATTGTCCTGAGACCTCGATCTAATTTCATATGTCACAAATATTCCTTCCCAAACTTTTAACTCGTCcatttcaacctaacctaatctaaccaattttataataaaattatcagcATCAGCATTGTCCTGAAACCTCGATCAAATTTTATACGCTAAAAGTATACCTTCCCAGACTTTCAACCCGTccattttaacctaacctaacctacttgtttcatattaaaattgtcAGCATCAACATTGTCCTGAAACCTCACTCTAATTTGTTACGCCACAAATATCCCTTCCCAGACTTTTAACTCGTccattttaacctaacctaacttacccGTTTTATAGTAAAATTGTCAGCATCAACATTGTCCTGAGACCTCGATCTAATTTCATATGTCACAAATATCccttcccaaacttctaactcGTCCattgcaacctaacctaacctaattttatattaaaattatcgacATCAACATTGTCCTGAAATCTCGCTGTAATTAGTTACGTCTTTCCTAAACTTTTAACTCTATTCAGTTCATACTTCCATATCATACAGAAGAAAATGTGTTCGCACAAACTCTCGAACGCCATAAATCTAACAGTGCCATCAATTTGCAGGTTCTATTCGCGCTGGTGGCATCAGTGTCCTGCCAAGAGTACTTCCGTCAGCCGGAGAAGATCGTCGCGGAGAATCGGGACTTGGGCGACAACCGCGGCCATTACTCGTTCACCTACGAAACAGAGGGCGGAATCGTTCAATCGGAGACCGGAAGTCGCAAATACGCGGGTACACCGTCGGAAACGCAGTTGATCCAAGGATCCGTTCAGTACAATGCTCCAGATGGTACACCGATAGCGATCAGTTGGACAGCCGATGAGTTCGGTACTCAAGTGGCAGGCACTCACATTCCGACACCGCCACCGATACCCCCAGCCATCCAAAGGGCACTCGACTGGCTCGCCAAACAGCCCTCGACTCCGGACCCGGAAGAAGCTGCCAAAGATGCGCCCAGCCAACAAAACGCCGTGCCCGTTAACAATAATCGACAGTTCAAACCGTTGCGACCTAATCAACGAAACTGATCAAATCTTCGAACGATCGACATCGCAGTTCAGGACCTTTCTTCGTTTTCTCGAATACTGTTGGGGGTCCATGCCACAAATTTGACATGTTTGGAGCTTCGTTTGAAGGACATGTACTGTAACAGTATTGGAAGATATAGCGTGGtcgtaaattaaattaagttttCGGAAGGACTCAATTATTGTTGTAATGTTACGCCGAATGTTAGGGGTGTTTTTGAATAGGCGATCATAGACCGGGTGGGATTAAAATGCTTGTGGTAAAAAAAATGAGATTTGTATTACAAGGGTTATGCGTGAAAGCGGTATTGTGAGGTCAAAGAATGAAAGTAAGGATAGGGAGGTGTTTAGGGATTTATAGGGACGTGTTCGTCAGAAATTTTTTTGTGATATTCGACACTTTGGTACTGAATAGATTTTATAACTTGTGAATTTAGTACGTATTCGAATGGGTCTTTGGAAACAGTTTGTTTAGTATGTTATATAATCATAAATTTGCATAGCTAATAGAAACTTGTGGAAAGtgtttttagaaatattttctagTACCAAAACACTTTGGAACGAAgtaatttcattttgaattgaattaaatgacctgaatattttttaaaagtttatcAAACGAAGTACTtgcatttcataaaaattgtaactcattgtaaatttgtttatttttgtaatcTTTTTGTTTGCCCTTTGAAAGGTTCACactgtttaatataattttaaaagactTCGAAAGGGTGTACAAATACTTGTTGCATTGATTGTattgttttttgtatttttgtaaatcTTGTGACGTTTGAAAGTTAAGTTCAggttaaataaatttgcaaataattataaatattggtACTTGTATTAGTTATTCACTGAACATATTTAGTATACTTATACTAAAGAGAACCCTGAATTTCGTGTTTTTGTATATCTGAAGAATTTACGACCGTGCTATATCTCCCAGAGTGAATACACATTCCTGAATATTTTGCATGATCTGAAATTTGCTTGtggtttatttattgtattaattgtGAACGTGTTGATAAGAGAAAAAGACGAATTCTAAGTATTATTAATGTTACATTAATCCCGTAAGGTAAAGTTTCAATTATTAAAGTCTTTTGTCTATTAAACTTGAGCatctaattaaaaatgtaacttgAAGTAATTATTGTAGATAAATTCTtttgtatagaaatttgagtgTCCAACTTGTATGTCTGGGTCAATGTGACCCGGTTTAAGGGATAATTTAATCTTGAAACGACAGAATCAACgtgtaattttaaaactttaaattcttcctctttcttatcttgttaaatttcttggaaATTGTAGACTGAACACgttatttggagatctgggtcAAACTTGACCCCGTTTTGAAGCCTTTCAGAAAGTTATAAAGAAACAAAGCTTGAAAACAGAAATGTAAACTAAGAATATGActtataagaaaaatataaataaacaaattttttactatttataatgaaatataaaaaaattgtataattattatttcaatctgtaTTATTTTTCTGCAAGATTTTTAAGCAGTACTTTCACATTATAAAATTGTGAGAATATcagaaattttatcaaattattataaattttattatttataatagatgtcaacaaaataatttacagaaaaatttGGTGGAAAGGGTTCATTAAGGTTCAGTAAGTTCACCTAGATAACGATGTAATAAaagattatttttgtaaattcgaTTATCCAATTATTGTAGATCGTTGATTGGTTCGTAATCGACGTATTGTGATCTCATAAATAAACATAGGAAATTATTACCACAAACATtgtgatttcttttttttcaattccgTTATACCTTTCGATTGTGTAACTTTGTGATTAGAAGTGTGAATATTTGATTCGTGCATAAATTCTGCGAGTATATTCCTGGAATCCTTTTCTACGATCGTAAAACGCGGAGGAAATTAAATGGTACATAATTTGTGTACATCACACGAGAACTGATAGTTATGTGAAATATACAGGAAATTTATATGAAATCTTTATTACTTGGTTGACATTCAATAGAGCAGCTGGTTTTTTATTTAGTGTCGCCTGTGGTTCGGTTAAAAATCCATGGAAATAAAATAAGTCTGATCATTTTATATAGAgttgttttatgaattttacgATTTCTCATCATGGTTTTACTGTACTTGATGCTGTTTAGTTAACATTGCGAAATTTAAGTGCATTATTACTTTTTCATAACAAATTATACAAAAGTTATTTAAAGtttgtttgaattttttgaaggtattttatatttttgtctaaCTAAAATTGTATagattaattttactaattttgcaAGATGGTgtagaaattatttcaaatctcctcaaatttttttaataatattttatatttttgtacaattttatttttttcaacgacgttatataaaatatattttaaagcttcctaaattttcgtagagtattttatattcttatacaatttcattttattatttttaggtcatgtaaaaaatattttaaatctcgCTAGATATCTGTATAGCATCttgtatttatacaaaatcaaaattatacattttaattttattgttcttacaaatttatcgaaaaaaatatttcaaacctccctgaattttttgtatttattaaatttaacaaattttttttatattacgtTAATTccataatgatattaaaaaagtttcacaatcattcaattacaaaaaAATACATTAATGCAGTCACAGGAGACAATAAAAAGtatcttaaatattttagataaatattttatttatacaacgATACACTTAgttttatacaaaatacaatgatacaaaataaattaataaaattttaggcagttcacatatATCATATCCCAGacataaacttaatatggcagAGTTTCATTTCCACTTGTTTTCaagcaaataaaataaaaaaatataatttcgtaCAATGGTACATGTATTCAATATGAAGTCTAAACTAATTGCGCATGCGTAACACACGTGACAAGTGGGCGTTCCTACTACTCTCAGTAAATTATATGGCAGCGAATTATCGAACTATATTATCTTATCAAACATATAACTTGATACATTATTTACCAAAGCTACTTGACATATTTATCAAAACTcgaatatttgatatatttatcaGAATTTGGATATTGAGATATTTTTCATTAAGACTCAAATACTTGATACATTTATCAAAACTCAGACATGCATATATTATTAATGCAACCTTGGATACTTAATATATTACTCATCAGAGCTCGAATACTAATTAAGTACCACAGTTTCGAATCCTATTTGTGAATACTAAATGAATGCTAAACTTGTTCATATTAACACGACGATAAAATTGATTAGAATCGATCGCAAGAAATTTCTGCTCGTGAATAATCGGAAACGAAATGATCTCAGATCGGTCGAGAATCATATCTATCAAAGGAGCAGTTTGGTTACTTCATGGTCGAGAAACCTGAAGACTGATGCTGTCTCGCTTGTAGGTCGACGCGTCTCGTCTCATTGAGCCCCGATATTGTTCTCTTCAGGATGAGCGGCAATGTATTCGAGAGCCTTGAGAATCTGGGGTGGAATGGGCGGGATGTGACTACCCTGGGGTTGGAATCCATTCTCGTTAGCCACGTAGGTCACTTGAACAATTTCACCGTTTGGCGCGGTGTAGCTGTAGCTTCCCTGGGCTTCGCGAGCCTCCGCCTGGGTGCCTATGTAGTTAAGGTAGCCGACCTCTTGTGCCTGGATGCCATTTCCCGTCTCGTAACTGTAACTGTAACTTCCGTCTGGATTGGGACCGTCCGCCGTTTGCCTCAGGATTGGAATCGGCGTGGTGTATGACTGGGTCAACGACGCACCCGATGATACGGCTATCAAGCCCAATATGATTGCCTGAAATCATTTTTTTTGTAACATTCTCTTTTTATActtagtttatatttttatatgtactttTTTTTCAGTATGTTTTTATTTGTGTTCTGTTTGCGTTTTtagattttgtatattttgttcacattttgtttacacatattttttatacttcGTTCATACTTTACTGAGTATTTGCCTTATTTTTTCTCTCccatatttttttgtattcagtttatatttgtgtttaaattttagttcatatttttacttgcaaatttattcatatttttgtttatatttctacttatattttcaactttcaatttttttttaattcttgaaagCTTAAATGTATTACAAGGTTCTTTTGATGAGAAATGAATAAGTCGCAGTTAATAACGTAATTATAATCGGGTTGAATTTAAAATAggaaatgttaataataaaattgtctgattgaaattttaaaggtATTTAAAATATCTATCACTTTTTATGACACACTAAGATTGTTATACAAATGATATGCATAGGTATCATGATTTCAGCTTTTCGGAATCTGAATCGTGCAATGAATAATACATGAATGATGCTTGGTAATTTCCCCAGGAAACTAAAAACCTATTAATATGCGATTTATTATCATCACGGTCAAATTTcgtctgaatttttaaactataTACGAGtgtgataatttaaatataaatatttatgacatAATCTTTAACCGTTCAAATACTTTTGATATTCTTTCAATTTCTGAGAATTTTGATGATGGATGAATAAAATTAAGTAGAAACTATTTTTTGCAAtgataaattacatatttttattttaattattatttatgaatatatatactgtttaatataaattaaataactatTTAAGTGATTATTCAATACATAGATATTTAATATATCTGACACAAATGttgttacaaataataatattattattaatgttaaatatgactattactataaaaatgtataaataacatGTTTTTAACATTGGAAAGAGGaaaatatattgatattaaaatttaaagaactaaaattttatacaaatgaaatgatgaataaataaaaacttaaGAGTATAATTCTCTATTTATACAatagtacaataaatattctaTACTTTGCAAACTTGCtttctgttatttttattaattttgttctacaaatatttacaaaattcctacTAAAAATAGTCATCATTGTTACaattattctataattttctattttttatttttgcatctTCCAATTATAATTTCACCAAAGCTCAACATCAATATACGTAGAAACACGAAGACACAATTACTGTTAACCATAACTGTCTTATTcataacattttcaaaattaaatattaaatatcagtaATATAGTTACATTGTTGTGCTCATACATAAATATCAACAGTTGTCAAACTTTCTAAATGTCAAAATAGAAAaagcaattacaaaattttcctaTACTAAAAGAAGTTCCTAACATTCTCTCCAAGTATAAACTGCTATTGCATAACACTGATAAAATCTCGCTaatcaaataaaaaagtttgaataattaattctcCAAAAACGCTTGATCCGTAAAAACTGTTAAAGGAAAAAACTAAACATTTTATGTGTTTACCGGTTCTCAGAAATTTTCGAAACGTACCATCACTTCGACTCGTCTTAGATCGCAAAATTATGCAAGATCGAGGTGTGACACAACATCGACCACCCATGAATAACCGGATATTGTACTTGAACTCACCAGTCTGTACATCCTGAATCTCTTTCGATTTTAAGTACAGTCTTTTTTTGTGGTTCCTCCACACGAGTTTCACGTTGCACTGACTCGTAATACCATGGACAGGATCCCTTTATATATCCATCAGGTGAACATTCGGCGAATTTCTGGCAAGGTACACACTGCCTTATTTATTCCCCCTCTATCCCCTTTCTCTCCCACTTTGCGAAGGAGGACACCTTCAAATTTTGCGAACAATCATGCTCTTCCAGCTTGACAATGTCGTGGGAGGATCGGAAAGCCGAAACCGTTACTTGCATctctattttttatatttcggtattttttcataactttttgTTACctattcttttaatattatagaagctttgtttttaattaaatttatgctTCTTATCGTTAATTTTTCGTGGTTAAATTTTGTGAGTATTAATCGAAATTGTTCGAAGATTTTTTTAGTTGCATGATGGTACTTTTATTAGTAACGCGATTTTTTACTAGTAATACGTATTAATTAGGTTTTTATTATGGTGGATATTATGAATTTTTGTTTACTGCGTTTTTTAAGTTTTGACGATTAAAAAGATAATTAATTCTTCTTTTTGTTAAGATAGTCAGAGTTTTTTGCACTAATAGCATCATCAATTTTTATGGTTATTGcatcttttaaattttgttaattaaaattgtggGATGGGTATCTTTATTAGGATAGTACtatttttagttaaatttttattatttaagacaTTATGATtttttgtatgtatttttttaggTCTGTGTTAAAACTGTTTTTATAAGATGTGTGTCCCTCAAagcattatcattttttagaattatcatatttttctcaaggtccaaaaatttttctgtttcatcAGAATAATAGTgcttgtaattaaatttatgctCCTTAAGATATTATCAGTTGTTAAAAATACTGTGTctttcaaattgtaaattttttatgaaaattgtagagtggctaatttatattaataatttatattatattaataataattttccaattattacaataactgcatttctttaattttattcattaaaattataagttAATGAATTATCTGttagtataatttttttttagttagATTTTAGTCTTTCAAGTACTGTCAATTTTTTTAGGAgttatgaattaaaattttgtagtgacttattcttatattaggataattttttgttaatttatatacaGATTGTTTACAGTTGTGCTAATTCCAAAAATCATACGACTATGttgttataataatacatacGAATTTTGCagaaaatatataacaaatacTATATTATGGATC contains the following coding sequences:
- the CPR17 gene encoding cuticular protein 17 codes for the protein MRTLVLFALVASVSCQEYFRQPEKIVAENRDLGDNRGHYSFTYETEGGIVQSETGSRKYAGTPSETQLIQGSVQYNAPDGTPIAISWTADEFGTQVAGTHIPTPPPIPPAIQRALDWLAKQPSTPDPEEAAKDAPSQQNAVPVNNNRQFKPLRPNQRN
- the CPR18 gene encoding cuticular protein 18 — translated: MYRLAIILGLIAVSSGASLTQSYTTPIPILRQTADGPNPDGSYSYSYETGNGIQAQEVGYLNYIGTQAEAREAQGSYSYTAPNGEIVQVTYVANENGFQPQGSHIPPIPPQILKALEYIAAHPEENNIGAQ